One genomic window of Sphingomonas sp. C3-2 includes the following:
- the pstB gene encoding phosphate ABC transporter ATP-binding protein PstB — MTMTNPKMTARDVSVFYGEKRAINNVSIDVEMDNVTAFIGPSGCGKSTFLRTLNRMNDTVSSARVEGSITLDGEDIYESSMDVVQLRARVGMVFQKPNPFPKTIYENVAYGPRIHGLAAGRADMDNIVENALRKAGLWDEVKDRLSDSGTALSGGQQQRLCIARAIAVDPEVILMDEPCSALDPIATAKIEELIHELRGRYAIVIVTHNMQQAARVSQRTAFFHLGTLVEYGETSEIFTNPREERTKDYITGRYG, encoded by the coding sequence ATGACGATGACCAACCCCAAGATGACCGCGCGCGACGTGAGCGTTTTCTATGGCGAGAAGCGCGCGATCAACAATGTCTCCATCGATGTGGAGATGGATAATGTGACCGCGTTCATCGGCCCGTCGGGCTGCGGTAAATCGACCTTTCTGCGCACGCTGAACCGGATGAATGACACCGTTTCTTCGGCACGGGTCGAAGGCAGCATCACGCTAGACGGTGAAGACATCTACGAATCCTCGATGGACGTCGTGCAACTCCGCGCCCGTGTCGGCATGGTGTTCCAGAAGCCGAACCCCTTCCCCAAGACGATCTATGAGAACGTGGCTTACGGCCCCCGCATCCACGGGCTTGCAGCCGGACGCGCGGACATGGACAACATCGTCGAGAACGCGCTTCGCAAGGCCGGCCTGTGGGATGAAGTAAAGGACCGGCTTTCGGACAGCGGCACAGCGCTTTCAGGCGGCCAGCAACAGCGCCTGTGCATCGCGCGCGCCATTGCAGTGGATCCGGAAGTGATCCTGATGGACGAGCCCTGCTCGGCACTCGACCCGATTGCGACCGCCAAGATCGAGGAACTGATCCACGAACTGCGTGGCCGCTATGCGATCGTTATCGTGACGCACAACATGCAGCAGGCTGCGCGCGTTTCGCAGCGCACGGCCTTTTTCCACCTCGGTACGCTGGTGGAATACGGCGAAACCTCTGAAATTTTCACCAATCCGCGCGAAGAGCGCACCAAGGATTACATTACCGGCCGGTACGGCTGA
- the pstA gene encoding phosphate ABC transporter permease PstA has translation MTDITANSAPMSDAPKAARQPTDWNTPAMRKRIQRRYAAERRFRALGFISVVISAAFLAFLLITMVGNGARGFTQTEVRLPVNFAASTLMIDPATLRGDKADEALAAADIQGATDAAAKAAFGENGDTYISESAWLAVRDAIKADPDILSKQVEIEVPASTAVDLAAKSKGDAVGEAAYAALQAQDRVSTGFNAGFLTGADATDPTRVGVWGALKGSLLTMVVTLLLAFPIGVLAAVYLEEYAPRNRWTDLIEVSINNLAAVPSIIFGLLGLAVFLNVMHLPRSAPLVGGLTLALMTMPVIVIAGRNAIKAVPPSIRDAALGIGASPVQVVFHHVLPLALPGILTGTIIGMARALGETAPLLMIGMRAFIATSPGGITDPATVLPVQIFLWSDEVSRGFVEKTSAAIIVLLVFLLTMNGIAIYLRNKFEQRW, from the coding sequence ATGACTGACATTACGGCAAATTCCGCGCCGATGTCGGATGCGCCAAAGGCTGCACGCCAGCCGACCGACTGGAACACGCCCGCAATGCGGAAGCGGATCCAACGGCGCTATGCGGCGGAACGCCGCTTCCGGGCGCTCGGCTTCATCTCGGTCGTCATTTCGGCCGCGTTCCTTGCCTTCCTGCTGATCACGATGGTCGGCAATGGCGCACGTGGCTTCACCCAGACCGAAGTGCGCCTTCCGGTGAACTTCGCGGCGTCGACGCTGATGATCGACCCGGCAACTCTGCGCGGAGACAAGGCCGACGAGGCACTGGCAGCTGCCGATATTCAGGGCGCCACAGATGCCGCCGCCAAGGCCGCCTTTGGCGAGAATGGCGACACATATATTTCGGAAAGCGCCTGGCTTGCCGTGCGCGATGCGATCAAGGCGGATCCCGATATCCTGTCGAAGCAGGTGGAGATCGAAGTTCCGGCATCCACGGCGGTCGACCTCGCGGCAAAGAGCAAGGGCGATGCTGTCGGTGAGGCAGCCTATGCCGCGCTGCAAGCGCAGGACCGGGTCAGCACGGGCTTCAATGCCGGTTTCCTGACTGGTGCCGATGCAACCGATCCGACCCGCGTCGGCGTCTGGGGCGCGCTCAAAGGCTCGCTTCTGACAATGGTCGTCACGCTCCTTCTGGCCTTTCCGATCGGCGTTCTCGCGGCCGTCTACCTGGAAGAATATGCGCCGCGTAACCGCTGGACCGATCTGATCGAAGTCTCGATCAACAATCTGGCTGCGGTGCCGTCGATCATCTTCGGATTGCTTGGTCTCGCCGTGTTCCTCAATGTCATGCATCTACCACGCTCGGCCCCGCTGGTGGGTGGCCTGACGTTGGCGCTGATGACCATGCCTGTAATCGTGATCGCCGGCCGCAACGCCATCAAGGCCGTGCCGCCATCGATCCGCGACGCAGCACTCGGCATCGGCGCTAGCCCCGTGCAGGTTGTGTTCCATCACGTTCTGCCGCTTGCCCTGCCCGGCATTCTGACGGGTACGATCATCGGCATGGCACGTGCCCTTGGTGAAACCGCGCCACTGTTGATGATCGGCATGCGCGCCTTCATCGCGACCTCGCCCGGCGGTATCACCGATCCGGCAACCGTGCTTCCGGTCCAGATCTTCCTCTGGTCAGATGAAGTGAGCCGCGGCTTTGTCGAAAAGACCTCTGCCGCGATCATCGTTCTGCTCGTCTTCCTCCTGACGATGAACGGGATCGCAATTTATCTCCGCAACAAGTTCGAACAGCGCTGGTAA
- the pstC gene encoding phosphate ABC transporter permease subunit PstC translates to MSTLALLFLVLGLGLIAWVSARMRAARFSVSAGSTRPHSLPAYHGWYVCLWAVIPTLIFLVAWSIVSPGLVTDSVLSTSVAAKLPELAVERASILAEARGIAQGTITAAFNPLSTELAPAYRQALTLYGSIGTAIALILAFAGGAYAFTRVKPDFRARTRVERLVMGALLLASLIAILTTIGIVASLLFESVRFFSMISPVEFLFGTKWSPQSAVLPGQQNAFGAVPLFWGTIFIGAIIAMAVAIPLGLMSAIYLTQYAKPSTRRWMKPILEILAGVPTVVYGYFAALTVAPALRDLAVAIGISNASSESALAAGVVMGVMIIPFVSSMADDSIAAVPQAMRDGSLAMGATSSETIRKVLLPAALPGVVGGVLLAVSRAIGETMIVVMAAGLAANLTANPFSSVTTVTTQIVQLLTGDQEFDSAKTLAAFALGLVLFMITLLLNIVALRVVKKYREAYD, encoded by the coding sequence GTGTCCACGCTCGCACTCCTGTTCCTAGTGCTGGGGCTCGGCCTTATCGCCTGGGTCAGCGCCCGGATGCGCGCCGCGCGGTTTTCCGTCAGCGCTGGAAGCACGCGCCCGCATTCATTGCCGGCCTATCATGGCTGGTATGTATGCCTTTGGGCGGTCATCCCGACGCTGATCTTCCTGGTCGCGTGGTCGATTGTGTCGCCGGGGCTGGTGACCGATTCAGTCCTTTCCACTTCGGTGGCCGCAAAGCTACCCGAGCTCGCGGTTGAGCGCGCCTCCATTCTCGCCGAAGCCCGCGGCATTGCCCAGGGCACGATCACGGCAGCGTTCAATCCGCTGTCGACCGAACTCGCGCCCGCTTATCGCCAGGCACTGACGCTTTACGGCTCGATCGGCACCGCGATTGCGCTGATCCTGGCCTTCGCCGGCGGCGCCTATGCCTTTACCCGGGTGAAACCAGACTTCCGCGCCCGTACGCGCGTTGAGCGGCTGGTGATGGGTGCACTGCTTCTCGCCTCGCTCATCGCGATCCTGACCACGATCGGCATCGTCGCATCGCTGCTCTTCGAATCCGTCCGCTTCTTCAGCATGATTTCGCCCGTAGAGTTCCTGTTCGGTACGAAGTGGAGCCCGCAATCGGCAGTGCTCCCCGGCCAGCAAAATGCCTTCGGCGCGGTTCCGCTCTTCTGGGGCACGATCTTCATCGGCGCGATCATCGCCATGGCCGTCGCCATTCCGCTCGGCCTGATGAGCGCGATCTATCTCACACAATATGCCAAGCCCTCCACGCGTCGCTGGATGAAGCCGATTCTCGAGATTTTGGCGGGCGTGCCGACCGTGGTTTACGGCTATTTCGCGGCCCTTACCGTGGCGCCGGCGCTCCGCGATCTGGCGGTCGCCATAGGCATCAGCAACGCATCGTCGGAATCCGCGCTTGCCGCCGGTGTCGTAATGGGCGTGATGATCATTCCTTTCGTGTCATCCATGGCAGACGATTCCATCGCAGCGGTTCCGCAGGCGATGCGCGACGGCTCACTCGCCATGGGCGCAACCTCCTCCGAAACCATCCGCAAGGTGCTGCTGCCGGCCGCCCTGCCCGGCGTCGTCGGCGGTGTGCTGCTCGCGGTAAGCCGCGCGATCGGTGAAACGATGATCGTGGTGATGGCTGCTGGCCTTGCTGCCAATCTGACCGCCAATCCGTTCAGTTCGGTCACCACCGTCACCACCCAGATCGTTCAGTTGCTGACCGGCGACCAGGAGTTCGACAGCGCCAAGACGCTCGCCGCCTTCGCGCTCGGCTTGGTCCTGTTCATGATCACCCTCCTCCTCAACATCGTCGCCCTGCGCGTCGTGAAGAAATATCGGGAAGCTTATGACTGA
- the phoU gene encoding phosphate signaling complex protein PhoU, whose product MGTGSEHTVKAFDEDIGKLRGLISQMGGYAEESINGAIEALVKRDDESARRIVAADRKIDALEVEIERLAVRVIALRAPMADDLREMVAAIKIAGVIERIGDYAKNIAKRVPLIENHRSIEPVSLIPAMARTATEMVHDVLDAFAARDAKKAAEVVERDHIVDDFYNSIFRTLVTFMMENPKIIGEAAHLLFVAKNLERIGDHATNVAEMVYYAATGDYLGDRERGEDPTTVTE is encoded by the coding sequence ATGGGTACGGGAAGCGAACATACCGTAAAGGCTTTCGACGAGGATATCGGCAAGCTGCGCGGGCTGATCTCTCAGATGGGCGGCTATGCCGAGGAATCGATCAACGGCGCCATCGAAGCACTGGTGAAGCGCGACGATGAAAGCGCGCGCCGGATCGTGGCCGCCGACCGCAAGATTGATGCGCTTGAGGTCGAGATCGAACGACTTGCCGTGCGCGTGATCGCACTGCGCGCGCCGATGGCCGATGACCTTCGCGAGATGGTCGCTGCGATCAAGATCGCCGGCGTGATCGAGCGTATCGGCGATTATGCCAAGAACATCGCCAAGCGCGTGCCGCTGATCGAGAACCACCGATCGATCGAGCCGGTTTCGCTCATCCCCGCAATGGCGCGGACAGCAACCGAGATGGTGCATGATGTGCTGGATGCCTTTGCTGCGCGCGACGCAAAGAAGGCCGCCGAAGTGGTCGAGCGTGACCATATCGTCGACGACTTTTACAACAGCATCTTTCGCACGCTTGTAACATTCATGATGGAGAACCCGAAGATCATCGGGGAGGCTGCCCATTTGCTGTTCGTGGCGAAGAACCTCGAACGCATTGGCGATCACGCAACCAATGTTGCCGAAATGGTCTATTATGCGGCCACCGGCGATTATCTGGGGGACCGTGAGCGCGGCGAAGACCCCACAACTGTCACGGAGTAA
- the phoB gene encoding phosphate regulon transcriptional regulator PhoB produces MRADMLLVEDDAALAELLIYNFEREDFTVRHTPDGEEALLLARESTPDIVLLDWMVESLSGIEVCRRLRRATDTANVPIIMLTARGEEEDRVRGLETGADDYVTKPFSPRELVARVGAVLRRVRPALAGETLSYADIEMDTVGHKVKRGGEIVPLGPTEFRLLKHFLEHPGWVFSRERLLDSVWGRDSEIEPRTVDVHIRRLRKAINVGGRSDIIRTVRSAGYALDSEGAA; encoded by the coding sequence ATGCGCGCCGACATGCTTCTGGTTGAGGATGATGCGGCGCTCGCCGAACTCCTCATCTACAATTTCGAACGGGAAGATTTCACCGTTCGCCATACCCCCGATGGCGAGGAAGCTTTGCTCCTCGCCCGGGAATCGACGCCCGATATCGTACTGCTCGACTGGATGGTCGAAAGCCTGTCGGGCATTGAGGTATGCCGTCGCCTGCGCCGCGCAACCGACACAGCCAATGTACCGATCATCATGCTGACCGCGCGCGGCGAGGAAGAAGACCGCGTACGCGGGCTCGAGACCGGCGCCGATGACTATGTGACAAAGCCCTTTTCCCCGCGCGAACTCGTTGCCCGTGTCGGCGCGGTCCTGCGGCGGGTTCGCCCTGCTCTGGCGGGCGAAACGCTGAGCTATGCCGATATCGAAATGGATACGGTGGGCCATAAGGTGAAGCGCGGTGGCGAGATCGTGCCACTGGGGCCGACGGAGTTCAGGCTGCTCAAGCATTTCCTCGAACACCCCGGCTGGGTCTTCTCGCGCGAACGCCTGTTGGATAGCGTCTGGGGGCGTGACAGCGAGATCGAGCCGCGCACCGTGGACGTTCATATCCGTCGTCTGCGCAAGGCGATCAATGTGGGTGGGCGCAGCGATATCATCCGCACCGTCCGTTCGGCGGGCTATGCGCTCGACAGCGAAGGCGCAGCCTGA